The proteins below are encoded in one region of Knoellia sp. S7-12:
- a CDS encoding cobalamin biosynthesis protein CobG, whose product MSDRSPLDRCPGLLRPFVADDGALVRLRMPGGRVATSVLHDVVEIAGAHGAPVMQLTSRGNLQVRALPDPLPLQLIEAVEATGLLPSASHERVRNILAAPLASDLDGLVAAFDQALCAEPRLAHLPGRFLFAFSDASGSVLSERWDVAYQRESPTSGTLLVGQSGREVHPDDAVTAMIGVALRFVETAPDGAWNVRDLPVTSPVFDGHTPDLLPVVAPPLLPGVVGADVVAGVPLGMLTAEQVAALASVADEVVLTPWRSVVVPGGAAHLDMLLRAGLVTEPDGPWARLSACVGAPSCRRTAVPTLDLARSAAESVASRRLTATQDVHVVGCERRCGTGVSDRVLVAPLTVDDVVSALTSTTTAAIRGEQ is encoded by the coding sequence GTGTCCGATCGCTCACCCCTCGACCGCTGCCCGGGGCTGCTGCGCCCGTTCGTCGCGGACGACGGTGCGCTCGTGCGACTGCGTATGCCGGGTGGTCGCGTTGCGACCTCGGTGCTGCACGACGTGGTCGAGATCGCAGGCGCGCACGGCGCACCCGTGATGCAACTGACCTCGCGTGGCAACCTGCAGGTGAGGGCACTGCCGGATCCCCTGCCGCTCCAGCTCATCGAGGCGGTGGAGGCCACCGGGCTGCTGCCGTCGGCTTCACACGAGCGAGTGCGCAACATCCTCGCCGCCCCGTTGGCGTCCGACCTCGACGGGCTCGTCGCAGCGTTCGACCAGGCGTTGTGCGCCGAACCGCGACTTGCTCACCTGCCGGGGCGCTTCCTCTTCGCGTTCTCGGACGCCAGCGGCTCAGTGCTCTCGGAGCGGTGGGACGTGGCGTATCAACGGGAATCGCCGACCTCCGGCACCCTGCTCGTGGGGCAGTCGGGACGGGAGGTGCATCCCGATGACGCCGTGACGGCGATGATCGGCGTCGCGCTGCGTTTCGTCGAGACGGCACCGGACGGTGCCTGGAACGTGCGCGACCTGCCTGTCACCTCGCCCGTGTTCGACGGGCACACCCCCGACCTGTTGCCCGTGGTCGCTCCGCCCCTGCTGCCGGGCGTTGTTGGAGCCGACGTGGTGGCTGGGGTGCCGCTGGGAATGCTCACCGCGGAGCAGGTCGCCGCGCTGGCTTCGGTCGCTGACGAGGTCGTGCTCACGCCGTGGCGTTCGGTCGTCGTTCCGGGCGGCGCGGCCCACCTGGACATGTTGCTGCGGGCGGGGCTGGTGACTGAGCCGGATGGGCCGTGGGCCAGACTCTCTGCCTGTGTCGGCGCCCCGTCGTGCCGACGCACGGCGGTCCCCACCCTCGACCTCGCGCGATCCGCAGCCGAGTCGGTGGCATCCCGACGATTGACGGCCACACAGGACGTGCACGTTGTCGGGTGCGAACGGCGGTGTGGCACAGGAGTATCCGACAGGGTTCTCGTTGCACCGCTAACCGTCGACGATGTGGTCTCCGCTTTGACCAGCACAACCACCGCAGCCATTCGAGGAGAGCAGTGA
- the bluB gene encoding 5,6-dimethylbenzimidazole synthase produces the protein MSEHEQDHDSASWPRPTPLIGDASSAQERGADPSGWAFAPEVVVSLDSVIAGRRDIRRFRSDPVAQELLIEVLSAGHQAPSVGHSQPWRFIVVRDPAIRDRAAHLADRARLDQAALLTNDRAARMLDLKLEGLREAPVGVVVVCDRRTPASGVLGRATFPDADMWSCACAIENMWLAARARGLGMGWVTLFDPAELADLLELPEAVVPMGWMCLGWPDERPPKPGLERAAWSKRMPLDDIVMQDRWEHDDVEAPTSHLDRLPQQSLVSATDEADGLLAPPESLGVLDRAVSRVEALGRGETPLGGTLVLAGASHPVSALRVSAYPDRVTRDVLEAAVAGVAMGAVSARSAGLELVVVDAGAAGCGPVPGAIDARPAEPRGDLVSSDALHRTDVDRLLDLGRRLGQGAARSGIVALGEVGIGNTTVAAALACVVTGLSPRDAVGVGAGADTDIVDRKRAVVESALERFSSRADTWRDDPVDLLAGLGGPEIAVLTGVVLGAANAGAPVVLDGLAGSLPGVLAAAIDPSVQAHLIAGQRSRERAHGEVLTLLGLEPLLSLRLRSGEGVGAALAASLVLQGLRIRREVARTAP, from the coding sequence GTGAGCGAGCACGAGCAGGACCACGACAGCGCGTCGTGGCCACGTCCGACGCCACTCATCGGTGACGCCTCGAGCGCACAGGAGCGCGGCGCCGACCCGTCGGGCTGGGCCTTCGCGCCTGAGGTCGTCGTAAGCCTCGACAGCGTCATCGCCGGTCGACGCGACATCCGACGCTTCCGGTCGGACCCTGTCGCACAAGAACTCCTCATTGAGGTGCTCAGCGCCGGTCATCAGGCGCCGTCGGTGGGCCACTCTCAACCGTGGCGGTTCATCGTGGTGCGTGACCCGGCGATCCGCGACCGGGCGGCCCATCTCGCCGACCGGGCCCGCCTCGACCAGGCCGCTCTGCTCACCAACGACCGGGCCGCCAGAATGCTCGACCTCAAGCTCGAGGGTCTGCGGGAGGCGCCCGTTGGCGTCGTCGTCGTCTGCGACCGGCGCACCCCCGCGAGTGGCGTCCTCGGTCGTGCGACCTTCCCCGACGCCGACATGTGGTCGTGCGCCTGCGCGATCGAGAACATGTGGCTCGCTGCCCGTGCGCGCGGGCTCGGCATGGGCTGGGTGACGCTCTTCGACCCCGCCGAGCTGGCCGACCTGCTCGAGTTGCCCGAGGCCGTCGTCCCCATGGGTTGGATGTGTCTCGGATGGCCCGACGAACGCCCACCCAAGCCGGGCCTGGAGCGGGCAGCGTGGTCGAAGCGGATGCCCCTCGACGACATCGTCATGCAGGACCGGTGGGAGCACGACGACGTCGAGGCGCCGACCTCCCACCTCGACCGCCTGCCTCAGCAGTCACTCGTGTCGGCGACCGATGAGGCAGACGGCCTTCTTGCGCCCCCTGAGTCGCTGGGGGTGCTCGACCGCGCCGTGAGTCGGGTCGAGGCTCTCGGTCGAGGCGAGACGCCACTCGGCGGAACCCTCGTCCTCGCTGGCGCGAGCCACCCGGTGAGCGCCCTTCGCGTGAGCGCCTATCCGGACCGAGTCACCCGCGATGTCCTCGAGGCTGCCGTCGCTGGAGTCGCCATGGGTGCCGTGAGCGCGCGGTCGGCGGGACTCGAACTCGTCGTCGTCGATGCCGGCGCAGCGGGCTGTGGTCCCGTGCCGGGTGCCATCGACGCCCGCCCCGCCGAGCCACGAGGAGACCTCGTGAGCTCGGACGCGCTGCATCGCACCGACGTCGACCGACTGCTCGATCTCGGACGGCGGCTGGGCCAGGGCGCTGCCCGATCTGGAATCGTGGCCCTCGGGGAGGTCGGCATCGGCAACACCACGGTGGCCGCTGCCCTCGCCTGTGTCGTGACGGGGTTGTCGCCGCGCGATGCCGTCGGTGTCGGTGCAGGGGCCGACACCGACATCGTCGACCGCAAGCGGGCGGTCGTCGAGTCGGCCCTCGAGCGCTTCAGCTCGAGGGCCGACACCTGGCGAGACGACCCGGTCGACCTCCTCGCCGGACTCGGCGGGCCCGAGATCGCGGTCCTCACGGGCGTTGTGCTCGGTGCTGCCAATGCGGGCGCGCCCGTGGTGCTCGACGGCCTCGCCGGCTCGCTGCCGGGCGTCCTCGCGGCGGCCATCGACCCGAGCGTGCAGGCGCACCTCATCGCCGGTCAGCGCAGCCGCGAACGCGCCCACGGCGAGGTCCTCACACTGCTTGGCCTCGAGCCACTCCTGTCGCTCCGACTGCGTTCGGGCGAGGGCGTGGGTGCCGCCCTGGCGGCCTCGCTCGTGCTCCAAGGACTGCGCATCAGGCGTGAGGTGGCGCGGACGGCACCGTGA
- the cobN gene encoding cobaltochelatase subunit CobN, translating to MPRIALLSTSDTDLVCARSSGADYVWANPSRPTHTDMAAAIEGADIVVARILGSPQDLCSGFARIRDTGVPLVVLGGEQAPNAALMAESNAPAGVVHEAHRYLAQGGADNLRELHAFLSDTLLLSGDTFDAPIELPKWGTLERPANTDGPRVAILFYRAQQAAGNTDFAHALADAVDAAGGVGVPVFATSLRDAPDDLLEHLGTYDAIVTTVLAAGGTRPATASAGEDDDSWNVKALAALDVPILQGLCLTWSREEWAQSDEGMTPLDVATQVAVPEFDGRIITVAFSFKETDSDGLPHYVADPERCARVAGIAVGHARLRHTPPAERKIAILLSAYPTKHSRIGNAVGLDTPVSTIRLLRAMRDAGYDLGERGGIPGLDDVEARDGEALDTTAGNALVHALIAAGGQDPEWLTDGQLTEHHVRIPSSRYAGWFASLPADLRDGMTQAWGEAPGELFVDHSGDGGPEIVSAALQSGNIVLLVQPPRGFGENPIAIYHDPDLAPTHHYIATYRWIEEEFGAHAVVHMGKHGNLEWLPGKNLALSAGCGSDAALGSVPLIYPFLVNDPGEGTQAKRRAHATIVDHLVPPMARAESYGDIARLEQLLDEYGNVAAMDPAKAPALQGEIWTLLQAAKLDQDLGLTERPDETGFDKLVGEIDYWLCAVKDVQIRDGLHVLGEAPSGDGLDNLVLAILRAGQVFGGQQDGIPGLRTALGLSDTDASMSDTDAAEETARNLVTALSKRGWDRAAVPEVVMAELGRAHPGVQASLTFACDEVVPRLAGTTGEIPMVLHALDGGYVPAGPSGSPLRGLVNVLPTGRNFYSVDPKAIPSRLAYETGVAMADSLLQRYRDEEGELPRSVGLSAWGTSAMRTSGDDIGEILAFLGVSPVWDEQSRRVTGLEVISLAELGRPRIDVTVRISGFFRDAFPHVINLIDDAVALVVGLDEPLDQNYPKAHAAADIESHGDERRSRTRVFGSKPGSYGAGILQVVESGTWRDDKDLAEVYTAWGGFAYGRDLDGAPARDDMERNYTRIQVAAKNIDNTESDILDSDDYFQYHGGMVATVRALTGTDPKAYVGDSTTPSSIRTRTLQEETNRIFRARVVNPRWMAAMQRHGYKGAFELAATVDYLFGFDATAGVVPDWMYDRIAHDYVLDKTNQDFMRHANPWALRGIVEKLSEAADRGLWEEPDPEVMDQMRQVYLDVEGDLEE from the coding sequence ATGCCCCGCATCGCCCTGCTGTCGACGTCCGACACCGACCTCGTCTGCGCCCGATCGAGTGGCGCGGACTACGTCTGGGCCAACCCCAGCCGCCCGACCCACACTGATATGGCCGCCGCGATCGAGGGTGCCGACATCGTCGTGGCCCGCATCCTCGGCTCGCCCCAAGACCTCTGCTCGGGTTTTGCCCGGATCCGCGACACCGGCGTCCCACTCGTCGTCCTCGGCGGGGAGCAGGCACCCAACGCGGCCCTCATGGCCGAGTCGAACGCCCCCGCGGGCGTCGTCCACGAAGCCCACCGCTATCTCGCGCAGGGTGGCGCGGACAACCTCCGCGAACTCCACGCGTTCCTCTCGGACACCCTGCTGCTCAGCGGCGACACCTTCGACGCGCCGATCGAGCTGCCCAAGTGGGGGACCCTCGAGCGCCCCGCCAACACCGATGGTCCGCGCGTCGCGATCCTCTTCTACCGCGCCCAGCAGGCGGCCGGGAACACCGACTTCGCCCACGCCCTGGCCGACGCCGTCGACGCCGCCGGGGGAGTGGGCGTCCCGGTCTTTGCCACGTCGTTGCGTGACGCCCCCGATGACCTTCTCGAGCACCTCGGCACCTACGACGCGATCGTCACCACGGTCCTGGCGGCAGGTGGCACCCGCCCCGCCACCGCATCCGCTGGTGAGGACGACGACTCCTGGAACGTCAAGGCTCTGGCCGCTCTAGACGTCCCGATCCTCCAGGGCCTGTGCCTCACGTGGAGTCGCGAGGAGTGGGCCCAGTCCGACGAGGGCATGACTCCTCTCGACGTCGCGACGCAGGTCGCGGTGCCCGAGTTCGATGGCCGGATCATCACGGTGGCGTTCTCGTTCAAGGAGACCGACAGCGACGGTCTGCCGCACTACGTCGCAGACCCCGAACGTTGCGCCCGCGTCGCCGGCATCGCCGTGGGTCATGCGCGTCTGCGCCACACCCCGCCGGCCGAGCGCAAGATCGCCATCCTGCTGTCGGCCTACCCGACCAAGCACTCCCGCATTGGCAACGCAGTCGGCCTCGACACCCCCGTCTCGACGATCCGGCTGCTGCGCGCGATGCGCGACGCGGGCTACGACCTGGGCGAGCGAGGCGGCATACCCGGCCTTGACGACGTGGAGGCGCGTGACGGCGAGGCCCTCGACACCACGGCAGGCAACGCCCTCGTCCACGCCCTCATCGCGGCAGGCGGCCAGGACCCCGAATGGCTGACCGACGGTCAGCTCACCGAGCACCACGTGCGCATTCCAAGCAGCCGGTATGCCGGGTGGTTCGCTTCGCTTCCGGCTGACCTTCGCGACGGGATGACGCAGGCGTGGGGCGAGGCTCCGGGTGAGCTCTTCGTCGACCACTCGGGTGATGGCGGGCCCGAAATCGTTTCTGCCGCACTGCAATCCGGCAATATCGTGCTGCTTGTGCAACCGCCACGCGGCTTCGGGGAGAACCCCATCGCGATCTATCACGACCCCGATCTCGCGCCGACCCACCACTACATCGCGACCTACCGGTGGATCGAGGAGGAGTTCGGCGCGCACGCCGTCGTCCACATGGGCAAGCACGGCAACCTCGAGTGGCTGCCGGGCAAGAACCTCGCTCTGTCGGCAGGATGCGGGAGCGACGCGGCGCTGGGTTCGGTGCCGCTCATCTATCCGTTCCTCGTCAATGACCCGGGGGAGGGCACGCAGGCCAAGCGCCGGGCGCACGCCACGATCGTTGACCACCTCGTGCCGCCGATGGCGCGAGCCGAGTCCTATGGCGACATCGCCCGGCTCGAGCAGCTCCTCGACGAGTACGGCAACGTCGCCGCGATGGACCCCGCCAAGGCACCGGCCCTCCAGGGTGAGATCTGGACCCTGCTCCAGGCCGCGAAGCTCGACCAGGACCTCGGCCTGACCGAGCGCCCCGACGAGACCGGCTTCGACAAGCTGGTCGGCGAGATCGACTACTGGCTCTGTGCCGTCAAGGACGTCCAGATCCGCGACGGGCTCCACGTCCTCGGCGAGGCACCGTCGGGGGACGGGCTGGACAACCTTGTCCTCGCGATCCTGCGTGCCGGTCAGGTCTTCGGTGGGCAGCAGGACGGAATCCCGGGTCTGCGAACGGCCCTGGGGCTCAGCGACACCGACGCGTCGATGAGCGACACGGATGCTGCGGAAGAGACAGCGCGCAACCTCGTGACCGCCCTGTCCAAGCGTGGCTGGGACAGGGCCGCGGTGCCCGAGGTCGTCATGGCCGAGCTCGGCCGGGCCCACCCGGGTGTCCAGGCCTCGCTGACCTTCGCGTGCGACGAGGTCGTCCCGCGGCTGGCCGGCACGACCGGTGAGATCCCGATGGTGTTGCACGCCCTCGACGGTGGCTACGTCCCGGCGGGTCCTTCGGGCTCGCCCCTGCGCGGCTTGGTCAACGTGCTGCCAACTGGCCGCAACTTCTACTCGGTCGACCCCAAGGCGATCCCGTCGCGGCTCGCCTACGAGACCGGTGTGGCGATGGCCGACTCGCTGCTGCAGCGCTACCGGGACGAGGAGGGTGAACTGCCTCGTTCCGTCGGGCTCTCGGCCTGGGGCACCTCGGCGATGCGCACCTCCGGTGACGACATCGGCGAGATCCTCGCCTTCCTCGGTGTGAGCCCGGTGTGGGATGAGCAGTCCCGCCGCGTCACCGGCCTCGAGGTCATCTCGCTGGCCGAGCTGGGACGACCGCGCATCGACGTCACCGTGCGGATCTCCGGCTTCTTCCGCGACGCGTTCCCACACGTCATCAACCTCATCGATGACGCCGTTGCTCTGGTCGTCGGACTCGACGAGCCGCTCGACCAGAACTACCCCAAGGCGCACGCCGCGGCGGACATCGAGTCGCATGGTGACGAACGTCGTTCTCGCACACGGGTCTTCGGTTCCAAACCCGGATCCTATGGCGCCGGCATACTCCAGGTCGTCGAGTCCGGCACCTGGCGCGACGACAAGGACCTCGCCGAGGTCTACACCGCCTGGGGCGGGTTCGCTTATGGCCGTGACCTCGATGGCGCGCCGGCCCGTGACGACATGGAGCGCAACTACACGCGCATCCAGGTCGCGGCCAAGAACATCGACAACACCGAGTCCGACATCCTCGACTCCGACGACTACTTCCAGTACCACGGCGGCATGGTCGCGACGGTCCGTGCCTTGACGGGCACGGATCCGAAGGCCTACGTCGGTGACTCCACGACTCCGTCGAGCATTCGCACCCGCACCCTGCAGGAAGAGACGAACCGGATCTTCCGCGCCCGCGTGGTCAACCCGCGATGGATGGCTGCCATGCAGCGTCACGGCTACAAGGGTGCGTTCGAGCTCGCCGCTACGGTCGACTACCTCTTCGGGTTCGACGCGACCGCAGGCGTCGTCCCCGACTGGATGTATGACCGGATTGCACACGACTATGTCCTCGACAAGACCAATCAGGACTTCATGCGCCACGCCAACCCGTGGGCCCTGCGCGGCATCGTCGAGAAGCTGTCCGAGGCCGCCGATCGCGGACTCTGGGAGGAGCCGGACCCGGAAGTCATGGACCAGATGCGTCAGGTCTATCTCGACGTCGAAGGTGATCTCGAGGAGTGA